In the genome of Botrytis cinerea B05.10 chromosome 5, complete sequence, one region contains:
- the Bccat4 gene encoding Bccat4, translating into MSSRKTSGDQYRNYQDDRDAKSQDVVYTTANGVPMPHPYETQRVGESGPLLLQDFHLIDLLSHFDRERIPERVVHAKGGGAHGVYKTTNGLDDLCLADMFQEGKECPITVRFSTVGGESGSHDCARDPRGFSVKFKTDEGNWDLVANNTPVFFLRDPAKFPHFIHTQKRDPSTHLTHADDSTMFWDYLSQNPESVHQVMILMGDRGIPDGWRHMHGYFGHTIKLVNKAGEWVYCQFHMISQQGTKFFTQEESAEKSPDYAQKDLYEAIEKGDFPKWSLEVQTMTAKEAEDLWEKEKINVFDLTHVWPHKQFPLRKVGELTLNENAVNYFAEIEQVAYNPAHLVPGLEPSADPVLQSRLFSYPDAHRHRVGVNYQQLPVNAPRTSYRMGNFQRDGSMAFYNQGSRPNYISSIEPIRFKERTVDTDKLHGHFTGNAVTFLSEIREEDFKAPRALWEKVFDDGAKDRFISNISGHMANCKKEEAIKRQIAIFREVSEDLASRLEKATGIKGYPGIADLNFSGTHNGMAKDEKNRTANMMKGVSLSHNESNGAPMKGSHAVTNGSKL; encoded by the coding sequence ATGTCCTCTCGTAAGACCTCCGGCGACCAGTATCGCAACTATCAGGATGATAGAGATGCAAAGTCTCAAGATGTCGTTTACACAACCGCCAATGGCGTACCAATGCCACATCCATATGAGACACAACGCGTAGGCGAGAGCGGACCATTACTCCTCCAAGACTTCCATTTGATCGACCTCCTTTCACATTTCGACCGCGAGAGAATCCCAGAGCGTGTTGTGCATGCTAAGGGTGGTGGAGCTCACGGCGTATACAAAACTACAAATGGGTTGGATGACTTGTGTCTAGCAGACATGTTTCAAGAAGGCAAGGAGTGCCCGATCACTGTCAGATTTTCCACTGTCGGCGGTGAATCAGGTTCGCACGACTGTGCTCGTGACCCTCGAGGATTCTCTGTCAAGTTTAAGACCGATGAAGGAAATTGGGACTTGGTTGCCAACAACACACCagttttcttcttgagaGATCCAGCCAAGTTCCCTCATTTTATTCACACCCAGAAGCGTGATCCTTCAACCCATCTCACTCATGCCGACGATTCAACAATGTTCTGGGACTACCTTTCCCAGAACCCGGAATCAGTTCACCAAGTCATGATTCTTATGGGTGATCGTGGTATTCCAGATGGATGGCGTCATATGCATGGATATTTTGGACATACCATTAAGCTTGTCAACAAGGCTGGCGAATGGGTGTACTGTCAATTTCACATGATCTCTCAGCAAGGAACTAAGTTTTTCACTCAGGAAGAGTCTGCTGAGAAGTCACCAGATTACGCTCAAAAGGATCTTTATGAGGCGATTGAGAAGGGTGATTTCCCAAAGTGGAGTCTAGAAGTTCAAACCATGACAGCCAAGGAGGCCGAGGACTTatgggagaaagaaaagatcaacGTCTTCGATCTCACCCACGTCTGGCCACACAAGCAATTTCCACTCCGCAAGGTTGGAGAGCTCACTCTAAACGAGAACGCAGTAAATTATTTTGCCGAAATCGAACAAGTGGCTTACAATCCCGCTCACTTGGTACCAGGACTCGAACCCTCCGCGGATCCAGTCCTTCAATCGCGTCTCTTCTCCTACCCAGATGCCCATCGTCACCGTGTAGGTGTAAATTACCAACAACTCCCTGTTAACGCCCCCCGCACCAGTTACCGCATGGGGAATTTCCAGCGCGACGGCAGCATGGCTTTTTACAACCAGGGATCTCGTCCTAACTATATTTCCTCCATCGAGCCCATCCGCTTCAAAGAACGCACAGTCGATACTGATAAGCTCCACGGCCACTTCACCGGTAATGCCGTTACTTTTCTCTCCGAAATCCGCGAGGAAGATTTCAAAGCTCCACGAGCCCTATGGGAGAAAGTCTTCGATGACGGGGCCAAAGACCGCTTTATCAGTAACATTTCCGGACACATGGCGAATTGCAAGAAGGAAGAGGCGATTAAACGTCAAATCGCTATCTTCCGCGAAGTTTCCGAGGATCTAGCTAGTCGTCTCGAGAAGGCGACGGGCATCAAGGGATATCCAGGTATTGcggatttgaattttagtGGCACTCACAATGGTATGGCGAAGGATGAGAAGAACCGAACGGCGAATATGATGAAGGGGGTTAGTTTGAGTCATAATGAGAGTAATGGGGCTCCGATGAAGGGTAGTCATGCTGTTACTAACGGATCTAAATTATAA
- the Bclsm5 gene encoding Bclsm5: MASQLLPLELIDKCVGSKIWVVMKGDKEFTGTLTGFDDYVNMVLEDVIEFDHQSGSQTKLPKILLNGNGIAMLVPGGEGPIGGS, encoded by the exons ATGGCCAGCCAACTTCTCCCCCTTG AACTTATCGACAAATGTGTTGGTTCCAAAATCTGGGTCGTAATGAAAGGTGACAAAG AATTCACCGGCACACTCACCGGTTTTGATGACTATGTCAATATGGTTTTAGAAGACGTCATCGAGTT TGACCACCAATCTGGAAGCCAAACAAAACTTCCTAAGATTTTACTGAACGGTAATGGTATTGCTATG TTGGTACCGGGTGGAGAAGGACCAATTGGAGGATCATGA